One stretch of Ficedula albicollis isolate OC2 chromosome 7, FicAlb1.5, whole genome shotgun sequence DNA includes these proteins:
- the ZEB2 gene encoding zinc finger E-box-binding homeobox 2 isoform X2, which translates to MRESGVDHTWHNNEILQASVDGQEEMKEDYDTMGPEATIQTTGNNGTVKNANCTSDFEEYFAKRKLEEGDGHAVSIAEYLQRSDTAIIYPEAPEELSRLGTPEANGQEENDLPPGTPDAFAQLLTCPYCDRGYKRLTSLKEHIKYRHEKNEENFSCPLCNYTFAYRTQLERHMVTHKPGTDQHQMLTQGAGNRKFKCTECGKAFKYKHHLKEHLRIHSGEKPYECPNCKKRFSHSGSYSSHISSKKCIGLISVNGRMRNNIKTGSSPNSVSSSPTNSAITQLRNKLENGKPLSMSEQTGLLKIKTEPLDFNEYKVLMASHGFSATSPFMNGGLGATSPLGVHASAQSPMQHLGVGMEAPLLGFPAVGSNLSEVQKVLQIVDNTVSRQKMDCKAEEISKLKVYHMKDSCSQAEEQGVTSPNIPPVGLPVVSHNGATKSIIDYTLEKVNEAKACLQSLTTDSRRQLNNIKKEKLRTLIDLVTEDKMIENHNVSTPFSCQFCKESFPGPIPLHQHERYLCKMNEEIKAVLQPHENMVPNKPGVFDKQTLLLSSVLSEKGMTSPINPYKDHMSVLKAYYAMNMEPNSDELLKISIAVGLPQEFVKEWFEQRKVYQYSSSRSPSLERASAKVALAATNNTPTKDSLSARSPIKPVDSITSPSIAELHNSVTNCDTPLRLTKPPHFTNIKPVDKLDHSRSNTPSPLNLSSTSSKNSHSSSYTPNSFSSEELQAEPLDLSLPKQMKEPKSIIATKNKTKSNSVNLEHNSVSSSSENSDEPLNLTFIKKEFSNSNNLDKSTNPVFGMNPFSAKPLYTTLPPQSAFPPATFMPPVQTSIPGLRPYPGLDQMSFLPHMAYTYPTGAATFADMQQRRKYQRKQGFQGELLDGTPDYMSGLDDMTDSDSCLSRKKIKKTESGMYACDLCDKTFQKSSSLLRHKYEHTGKRPHQCQICKKAFKHKHHLIEHSRLHSGEKPYQCDKCGKRFSHSGSYSQHMNHRYSYCKREAEEREAAEREAREKGHLEPTELLMNRAYLQSITPQGYSDSEERESMPRDGESEKEHEKEGEDAYEKLGRQDGDEEFEEEEEESENKSMDTDPDTIRDEEETGDHSMDDSSEDGKMETKSDHEEDNMEDGM; encoded by the exons AGGAAATGAAGGAAGATTATGACACTATGGGGCCTGAAGCCACAATTCAGACCACTGGAAACAATGGTACAG TGAAGAACGCAAATTGCACGTCGGACTTTGAGGAATATTTTGCCAAAAGGAAActggaggaaggagatgggCATGCAGTCAGCATAGCAGAGTACCTGCAGCGCAGTGACACAGCCATTATTTACCCTGAAGCCCCCGAGGAACTGTCTCGTCTTGGCACTCCAGAGGCCAATGGGCAAGAAGAAAATG ACCTGCCACCTGGAACTCCAGATGCCTTCGCCCAACTGCTGACCTGCCCCTACTGCGACCGGGGCTACAAGCGCCTGACGTCCCTCAAGGAGCACATCAAGTACCGCCACGAGAAGAACGAGGAGAACTTCTCGTGCCCTCTCTGTAACTACACGTTTGCCTACCGCACCCAGCTCGAGCGGCATATGGTGACACACAAGCCAGGGACAGATCAG caCCAAATGCTGACCCAAGGAGCAGGCAATCGCAAGTTCAAATGCACTGAGTGTGGCAAGGCCTTCAAATATAAACACCATCTGAAGGAACACCTGCGAATTCACAGTG GTGAAAAACCATATGAGTGTCCAAACTGCAAGAAACGTTTCTCCCATTCTGGCTCCTACAGTTCGCACATCAGCAGCAAGAAGTGTATtggtttaatttctgtaaatggCAGAATGAGAAACAATATCAAGACGGGTTCTTCTCCTAATTCTGTATCTTCCTCTCCTACTAATTCAGCCATCACACAGCTGAGAAACAAGCTGGAGAATGGCAAACCACTTAGTATGTCTGAGCAAACAGGCctactgaaaattaaaacagaaccACTAGATTTCAATGAGTACAAGGTTCTTATGGCCTCACATGGGTTTAGTGCAACTAGTCCTTTTATGAATGGTGGACTTGGAGCAACCAGCCCCTTAGGAGTTCATGCGTCTGCTCAAAGTCCAATGCAGCACTTAGGTGTAGGGATGGAAGCACCCTTGCTCGGGTTTCCTGCAGTAGGCAGCAATTTAAGCGAGGTGCAGAAGGTCCTACAGATTGTGGACAACACGGTTTCCAGGCAGAAAATGGACTGCAAGGCTGAAGAGATCTCCAAGTTGAAGGTTTACCATATGAAGGATTCATGCTCTCAAGCTGAGGAACAAGGAGTTACCTCCCCCAATATTCCCCCTGTGGGTCTTCCAGTAGTAAGTCATAATGGTGCCACTAAAAGTATTATTGACTATACATTAGAGAAAGTCAATGAAGCCAAAGCTTGCCTCCAGAGCTTGACCACAGACTCGAGGAGGCAGCTcaataacattaaaaaagaaaagctgcgAACCCTAATAGACCTGGTAACTGAAGACAAGATGATAGAGAACCACAACGTATCCACTCCATTTTCATGCCAGTTCTGTAAAGAAAGCTTTCCTGGTCCCATTCCGTTGCATCAGCATGAGCGTTACCTGTGTAAAATGAACGAAGAAATCAAGGCAGTCCTTCAGCCTCATGAGAACATGGTTCCCAACAAACCTGGAGTGTTTGATAAGCAAACCCTCTTGCTGTCATCAGTACTTTCTGAGAAAGGAATGACTAGCCCCATCAACCCATACAAGGACCACATGTCTGTACTTAAAGCATATTATGCTATGAATATGGAACCCAACTCTGATGAACTACTGAAAATTTCCATTGCTGTTGGCCTTCCTCAGGAATTTGTGAAGGAATGGTTTGAACAAAGAAAAGTCTACCAGTATTCAAGTTCCAGGTCACCATCACTGGAAAGGGCCAGTGCCAAGGTGGCGCTGGCTGCCACCAACAACACTCCCACTAAAGACTCTTTGTCAGCCAGATCTCCAATAAAGCCTGTGGACTCTATAACTTCACCATCTATAGCTGAACTCCATAACAGTGTTACTAATTGTGATACTCCTCTCAGGCTAACAAAACCTCCTCATTTTACCAATATTAAGCCAGTTGATAAATTGGACCACTCTAGGAGCAATACTCCTTCTCCTTTAAATCTTTCTTCCACATCTTCTAAAAACTCCCACAGTAGTTCTTACACTCCAAACAGTTTCTCTTCTGAGGAGCTTCAGGCTGAGCCATTGGACTTGTCTTTACCAAAACAAATGAAGGAACCCAAAAGTATTATAGCCACAAAGAACAAGACAAAATCTAATAGTGTAAATTTAGAACACAACAGTGTTTCTTCATCATCTGAAAACTCAGATGAGCCGCTGAACTTGACTTTTATCAAGAAGGAGTTTTCTAATTCAAATAATCTGGATAAAAGCACTAACCCAGTATTTGGTATGAACCCATTTAGTGCCAAACCTTTATACACAACACTTCCACCACAGAGCGCATTTCCCCCAGCCACTTTTATGCCACCAGTCCAGACCAGTATTCCTGGGCTGCGACCATACCCAGGACTAGATCAGATGAGCTTCCTACCACACATGGCCTATACCTACCCAACTGGAGCAGCTACTTTTGCCGATATGCAGCAAAGGAGAAAGTACCAGCGGAAACAAGGATTTCAG GGAGAATTGCTTGATGGAACCCCAGACTACATGTCCGGCCTGGACGACATGACGGACTCCGACTCCTGCCTGTCCCGGAAGAAGATCAAGAAGACAGAAAGTGGCATGTACGCGTGTGACTTATGTGACAAGACATTCCAGAAGAGCAGTTCCCTGCTGCGACACAAATACGAGCACACAG GAAAAAGACCACATCAGTGTCAGATTTGCAAGAAAGCATTTAAACACAAGCATCACCTGATCGAGCACTCACGCTTGCACTCCGGGGAGAAGCCCTACCAGTGCGACAAGTGCGGCAAGCGCTTCTCGCACTCGGGGTCGTACTCACAGCACATGAATCACAGGTATTCCTACTGTaagagagaggcagaggagagggaagcagcCGAGCGGGAAGCCCGTGAAAAGGGTCACTTAGAGCCCACCGAGCTACTGATGAACCGGGCCTATCTACAGAGCATCACTCCCCAGGGGTACTCTGActcagaggagagagagagcatGCCGAGAGACGGCGAGAGCGAAAAGGAGCAcgagaaggaaggagaagacGCGTATGAGAAGCTGGGAAGGCAAGATGGGGATGAAGAGtttgaggaagaggaagaggagagcgAAAATAAAAGTATGGATACGGATCCAGACACGATAAGAGATGAAGAGGAGACTGGTGATCACTCAATGGACGATAGTTCGGAAGATGGGAAAATGGAAACCAAATCAGATCACGAAGAAGACAATATGGAAGATGGCATGTAA
- the ZEB2 gene encoding zinc finger E-box-binding homeobox 2 isoform X1, which produces MKQQIMADGPRCKRRKQANPRRKNVVNYENVVETGSETDEEDKLHIAEDESAINTLDQETSPASVPNHESSPHVSQATLPREEEEDEMRESGVDHTWHNNEILQASVDGQEEMKEDYDTMGPEATIQTTGNNGTVKNANCTSDFEEYFAKRKLEEGDGHAVSIAEYLQRSDTAIIYPEAPEELSRLGTPEANGQEENDLPPGTPDAFAQLLTCPYCDRGYKRLTSLKEHIKYRHEKNEENFSCPLCNYTFAYRTQLERHMVTHKPGTDQHQMLTQGAGNRKFKCTECGKAFKYKHHLKEHLRIHSGEKPYECPNCKKRFSHSGSYSSHISSKKCIGLISVNGRMRNNIKTGSSPNSVSSSPTNSAITQLRNKLENGKPLSMSEQTGLLKIKTEPLDFNEYKVLMASHGFSATSPFMNGGLGATSPLGVHASAQSPMQHLGVGMEAPLLGFPAVGSNLSEVQKVLQIVDNTVSRQKMDCKAEEISKLKVYHMKDSCSQAEEQGVTSPNIPPVGLPVVSHNGATKSIIDYTLEKVNEAKACLQSLTTDSRRQLNNIKKEKLRTLIDLVTEDKMIENHNVSTPFSCQFCKESFPGPIPLHQHERYLCKMNEEIKAVLQPHENMVPNKPGVFDKQTLLLSSVLSEKGMTSPINPYKDHMSVLKAYYAMNMEPNSDELLKISIAVGLPQEFVKEWFEQRKVYQYSSSRSPSLERASAKVALAATNNTPTKDSLSARSPIKPVDSITSPSIAELHNSVTNCDTPLRLTKPPHFTNIKPVDKLDHSRSNTPSPLNLSSTSSKNSHSSSYTPNSFSSEELQAEPLDLSLPKQMKEPKSIIATKNKTKSNSVNLEHNSVSSSSENSDEPLNLTFIKKEFSNSNNLDKSTNPVFGMNPFSAKPLYTTLPPQSAFPPATFMPPVQTSIPGLRPYPGLDQMSFLPHMAYTYPTGAATFADMQQRRKYQRKQGFQGELLDGTPDYMSGLDDMTDSDSCLSRKKIKKTESGMYACDLCDKTFQKSSSLLRHKYEHTGKRPHQCQICKKAFKHKHHLIEHSRLHSGEKPYQCDKCGKRFSHSGSYSQHMNHRYSYCKREAEEREAAEREAREKGHLEPTELLMNRAYLQSITPQGYSDSEERESMPRDGESEKEHEKEGEDAYEKLGRQDGDEEFEEEEEESENKSMDTDPDTIRDEEETGDHSMDDSSEDGKMETKSDHEEDNMEDGM; this is translated from the exons AGGAAATGAAGGAAGATTATGACACTATGGGGCCTGAAGCCACAATTCAGACCACTGGAAACAATGGTACAG TGAAGAACGCAAATTGCACGTCGGACTTTGAGGAATATTTTGCCAAAAGGAAActggaggaaggagatgggCATGCAGTCAGCATAGCAGAGTACCTGCAGCGCAGTGACACAGCCATTATTTACCCTGAAGCCCCCGAGGAACTGTCTCGTCTTGGCACTCCAGAGGCCAATGGGCAAGAAGAAAATG ACCTGCCACCTGGAACTCCAGATGCCTTCGCCCAACTGCTGACCTGCCCCTACTGCGACCGGGGCTACAAGCGCCTGACGTCCCTCAAGGAGCACATCAAGTACCGCCACGAGAAGAACGAGGAGAACTTCTCGTGCCCTCTCTGTAACTACACGTTTGCCTACCGCACCCAGCTCGAGCGGCATATGGTGACACACAAGCCAGGGACAGATCAG caCCAAATGCTGACCCAAGGAGCAGGCAATCGCAAGTTCAAATGCACTGAGTGTGGCAAGGCCTTCAAATATAAACACCATCTGAAGGAACACCTGCGAATTCACAGTG GTGAAAAACCATATGAGTGTCCAAACTGCAAGAAACGTTTCTCCCATTCTGGCTCCTACAGTTCGCACATCAGCAGCAAGAAGTGTATtggtttaatttctgtaaatggCAGAATGAGAAACAATATCAAGACGGGTTCTTCTCCTAATTCTGTATCTTCCTCTCCTACTAATTCAGCCATCACACAGCTGAGAAACAAGCTGGAGAATGGCAAACCACTTAGTATGTCTGAGCAAACAGGCctactgaaaattaaaacagaaccACTAGATTTCAATGAGTACAAGGTTCTTATGGCCTCACATGGGTTTAGTGCAACTAGTCCTTTTATGAATGGTGGACTTGGAGCAACCAGCCCCTTAGGAGTTCATGCGTCTGCTCAAAGTCCAATGCAGCACTTAGGTGTAGGGATGGAAGCACCCTTGCTCGGGTTTCCTGCAGTAGGCAGCAATTTAAGCGAGGTGCAGAAGGTCCTACAGATTGTGGACAACACGGTTTCCAGGCAGAAAATGGACTGCAAGGCTGAAGAGATCTCCAAGTTGAAGGTTTACCATATGAAGGATTCATGCTCTCAAGCTGAGGAACAAGGAGTTACCTCCCCCAATATTCCCCCTGTGGGTCTTCCAGTAGTAAGTCATAATGGTGCCACTAAAAGTATTATTGACTATACATTAGAGAAAGTCAATGAAGCCAAAGCTTGCCTCCAGAGCTTGACCACAGACTCGAGGAGGCAGCTcaataacattaaaaaagaaaagctgcgAACCCTAATAGACCTGGTAACTGAAGACAAGATGATAGAGAACCACAACGTATCCACTCCATTTTCATGCCAGTTCTGTAAAGAAAGCTTTCCTGGTCCCATTCCGTTGCATCAGCATGAGCGTTACCTGTGTAAAATGAACGAAGAAATCAAGGCAGTCCTTCAGCCTCATGAGAACATGGTTCCCAACAAACCTGGAGTGTTTGATAAGCAAACCCTCTTGCTGTCATCAGTACTTTCTGAGAAAGGAATGACTAGCCCCATCAACCCATACAAGGACCACATGTCTGTACTTAAAGCATATTATGCTATGAATATGGAACCCAACTCTGATGAACTACTGAAAATTTCCATTGCTGTTGGCCTTCCTCAGGAATTTGTGAAGGAATGGTTTGAACAAAGAAAAGTCTACCAGTATTCAAGTTCCAGGTCACCATCACTGGAAAGGGCCAGTGCCAAGGTGGCGCTGGCTGCCACCAACAACACTCCCACTAAAGACTCTTTGTCAGCCAGATCTCCAATAAAGCCTGTGGACTCTATAACTTCACCATCTATAGCTGAACTCCATAACAGTGTTACTAATTGTGATACTCCTCTCAGGCTAACAAAACCTCCTCATTTTACCAATATTAAGCCAGTTGATAAATTGGACCACTCTAGGAGCAATACTCCTTCTCCTTTAAATCTTTCTTCCACATCTTCTAAAAACTCCCACAGTAGTTCTTACACTCCAAACAGTTTCTCTTCTGAGGAGCTTCAGGCTGAGCCATTGGACTTGTCTTTACCAAAACAAATGAAGGAACCCAAAAGTATTATAGCCACAAAGAACAAGACAAAATCTAATAGTGTAAATTTAGAACACAACAGTGTTTCTTCATCATCTGAAAACTCAGATGAGCCGCTGAACTTGACTTTTATCAAGAAGGAGTTTTCTAATTCAAATAATCTGGATAAAAGCACTAACCCAGTATTTGGTATGAACCCATTTAGTGCCAAACCTTTATACACAACACTTCCACCACAGAGCGCATTTCCCCCAGCCACTTTTATGCCACCAGTCCAGACCAGTATTCCTGGGCTGCGACCATACCCAGGACTAGATCAGATGAGCTTCCTACCACACATGGCCTATACCTACCCAACTGGAGCAGCTACTTTTGCCGATATGCAGCAAAGGAGAAAGTACCAGCGGAAACAAGGATTTCAG GGAGAATTGCTTGATGGAACCCCAGACTACATGTCCGGCCTGGACGACATGACGGACTCCGACTCCTGCCTGTCCCGGAAGAAGATCAAGAAGACAGAAAGTGGCATGTACGCGTGTGACTTATGTGACAAGACATTCCAGAAGAGCAGTTCCCTGCTGCGACACAAATACGAGCACACAG GAAAAAGACCACATCAGTGTCAGATTTGCAAGAAAGCATTTAAACACAAGCATCACCTGATCGAGCACTCACGCTTGCACTCCGGGGAGAAGCCCTACCAGTGCGACAAGTGCGGCAAGCGCTTCTCGCACTCGGGGTCGTACTCACAGCACATGAATCACAGGTATTCCTACTGTaagagagaggcagaggagagggaagcagcCGAGCGGGAAGCCCGTGAAAAGGGTCACTTAGAGCCCACCGAGCTACTGATGAACCGGGCCTATCTACAGAGCATCACTCCCCAGGGGTACTCTGActcagaggagagagagagcatGCCGAGAGACGGCGAGAGCGAAAAGGAGCAcgagaaggaaggagaagacGCGTATGAGAAGCTGGGAAGGCAAGATGGGGATGAAGAGtttgaggaagaggaagaggagagcgAAAATAAAAGTATGGATACGGATCCAGACACGATAAGAGATGAAGAGGAGACTGGTGATCACTCAATGGACGATAGTTCGGAAGATGGGAAAATGGAAACCAAATCAGATCACGAAGAAGACAATATGGAAGATGGCATGTAA